In Actinoplanes sp. NBC_00393, a single genomic region encodes these proteins:
- a CDS encoding Acg family FMN-binding oxidoreductase — MIRYDESDLRRAAAAGIHAPSMHNTQPWAFRLRDGAIEVLADPSRQLAVADRAGWAMRLACGAATFNARLALAWAGTPADVLLLPDSDEPEVMARLTPGRQRPPTYAERDLHAAIERRHSNRDPFWPDPVPADVRVRLLDAARAEHAWLDLLVGMTALSGFSEIAHSADRVLRRDDHYQSELITWTDTEVAPDGIPVTAGAPVGEPQDLIPQRFGHRRRAPGRDYEPEPLVGILGTAGDRKLDQVMAGQALQHVLLAVTDAGLACSMISQPIEVPAARDQLRRSLGRTGFPQIALRIGYGRPGNPAPRREVADVVVHTG, encoded by the coding sequence GTGATCCGCTACGACGAGTCCGACCTGCGGCGCGCCGCCGCGGCCGGCATCCACGCACCCTCCATGCACAACACCCAGCCGTGGGCGTTCCGGCTGCGCGACGGCGCGATCGAGGTGCTCGCCGACCCGTCCCGCCAGCTCGCCGTCGCCGACCGGGCCGGCTGGGCGATGCGGCTCGCCTGCGGTGCGGCCACCTTCAACGCCCGGCTCGCCCTGGCCTGGGCGGGCACCCCGGCGGACGTGCTGCTGCTGCCGGACAGCGACGAGCCCGAGGTGATGGCCCGGCTGACGCCGGGACGGCAACGGCCTCCGACATACGCCGAACGCGACCTGCACGCCGCGATCGAACGCCGGCACAGCAACCGTGACCCGTTCTGGCCCGACCCGGTGCCCGCCGACGTCCGGGTCCGGCTGCTGGACGCGGCCCGGGCCGAGCACGCCTGGCTGGACCTGCTGGTCGGGATGACCGCGCTGAGCGGCTTCTCGGAGATCGCGCACAGCGCCGACCGGGTGCTGCGCCGCGACGACCACTACCAGTCCGAGCTGATCACCTGGACCGACACCGAGGTCGCGCCGGACGGCATCCCGGTGACCGCGGGCGCGCCGGTCGGCGAGCCGCAGGACCTGATCCCACAGCGGTTCGGGCACCGGCGCCGGGCGCCCGGCCGCGACTACGAGCCGGAGCCGCTGGTCGGCATCCTGGGCACCGCCGGCGACCGCAAGCTGGACCAGGTGATGGCCGGGCAGGCGCTGCAGCACGTGCTGCTCGCGGTGACCGACGCCGGCCTGGCCTGCTCGATGATCTCCCAGCCGATCGAGGTGCCGGCCGCGCGGGACCAGCTGCGGCGCTCGCTCGGCCGGACCGGTTTCCCGCAGATCGCGCTGCGTATCGGTTACGGCCGGCCGGGAAACCCGGCGCCGCGCCGCGAGGTCGCCGATGTGGTGGTCCACACAGGCTGA
- a CDS encoding GAF domain-containing sensor histidine kinase, translating to MQNRVGDIVTSRERLRALLDAVVGIGTDLDLRSTLQRIVEAACALAGARYGALGVLAPDNDSLSDFVTHGIDPAAHAKIGDLPHGRGVLGLLITDPRPVRLPDITRHPNSYGFPPHHPPMHSFLGVPVRTRDQIFGNLYLAEKQGGYPAEKQGAEQFSEDDEEIVVALAAAAGVAIDNARLYELAQRRQRWLAAAAEITGVLVGTVRRTEALRLIARRAREVAGADLVLVLLYEEENARYRIEVSDGADLAGRVLPADTRTFGQESYRLVENLRAAAEWPGEVPDGPALVAPLAGADLPQGVLIVSGPASTDDAALLSSFAGQAALALERARAQEERELLAVLEDRERIARDLHDVVIQRLFATGMQLQGAVAPAGMRPEVVKRINAAVDDLDATIRDIRRSIFELRAPVGATLRTELRDTCDAALDTLGFRPTLETSGPVESAVPDDIVPELIAVLREALSNAARHAQARAVRVSVRVAGRELILQVEDDGVGMDPALARGGVVNMGERAADLGGGFEAGPRPDGTGTLITWRVPLGA from the coding sequence ATGCAGAACCGGGTCGGCGACATCGTCACCAGCCGCGAACGGCTGCGCGCCCTGCTCGACGCGGTCGTCGGCATCGGCACCGACCTGGACCTGCGCAGCACCCTGCAACGGATCGTGGAGGCGGCGTGCGCGCTGGCCGGCGCCCGGTACGGCGCGCTCGGCGTGCTCGCCCCGGACAACGACAGCCTCTCCGACTTCGTCACGCACGGCATCGACCCGGCGGCGCACGCGAAGATCGGCGACCTGCCGCACGGGCGCGGCGTGCTCGGCCTGCTGATCACCGACCCGCGGCCGGTGCGGCTGCCGGACATCACCAGGCACCCCAACTCGTACGGGTTCCCGCCGCACCACCCGCCGATGCACAGCTTCCTCGGCGTCCCGGTCCGCACCCGTGATCAGATCTTCGGCAACCTCTACCTGGCGGAGAAACAAGGCGGGTACCCGGCCGAGAAGCAGGGCGCCGAGCAGTTCAGCGAGGACGACGAGGAGATCGTGGTGGCCCTGGCCGCCGCGGCCGGCGTCGCGATCGACAACGCCCGGCTGTACGAGCTGGCCCAGCGCCGGCAACGGTGGCTGGCGGCCGCGGCCGAGATCACCGGGGTGCTGGTGGGGACGGTCCGGCGTACTGAGGCGCTGCGGCTGATCGCCCGGCGGGCCCGCGAGGTGGCCGGCGCGGACCTCGTGCTGGTGCTGCTCTACGAGGAGGAGAACGCCCGGTACCGGATCGAGGTGTCCGACGGCGCCGATCTCGCCGGGCGGGTTCTGCCGGCTGACACGCGTACTTTCGGGCAGGAGTCGTACCGGCTGGTGGAGAACCTGCGGGCGGCCGCCGAGTGGCCCGGCGAGGTGCCGGACGGCCCGGCGCTGGTCGCCCCGCTGGCCGGCGCCGACCTGCCGCAGGGCGTCCTGATCGTCAGCGGGCCGGCCAGCACCGACGACGCCGCGCTGCTCTCCTCGTTCGCCGGGCAGGCCGCGCTCGCGCTGGAACGGGCCCGGGCCCAGGAGGAGCGGGAACTGCTCGCCGTCCTGGAGGACCGCGAACGGATCGCCCGCGACCTGCACGACGTGGTGATCCAGCGGCTCTTCGCCACCGGCATGCAGCTGCAGGGCGCGGTCGCCCCGGCCGGGATGAGGCCGGAGGTGGTGAAGCGGATCAACGCGGCGGTCGACGATCTGGACGCCACCATCCGCGACATCCGCCGCTCGATCTTCGAGTTGCGTGCCCCGGTCGGCGCGACGTTGCGTACCGAACTGCGCGACACCTGCGACGCCGCCCTGGACACCCTCGGTTTCCGGCCCACGCTGGAGACGTCCGGCCCGGTGGAGAGCGCGGTCCCGGACGACATCGTGCCCGAGCTGATCGCGGTGCTGCGGGAGGCGCTGTCCAACGCCGCCCGGCACGCGCAGGCCCGCGCGGTCCGCGTCTCGGTACGCGTCGCCGGTCGCGAGCTGATCCTGCAGGTGGAGGACGACGGCGTCGGCATGGACCCGGCGCTGGCCCGCGGCGGCGTGGTCAACATGGGCGAGCGGGCGGCCGACCTGGGCGGCGGTTTCGAGGCCGGACCCCGCCCGGACGGCACCGGCACGCTGATCACCTGGCGGGTCCCTCTGGGCGCCTGA
- a CDS encoding ATP-binding protein, producing MSALTAYLDVPLSREAPATARRAVTAVLAGWGFRDEDWLDSAAVVVSELVTNAVRHGGGCVALHVEAHDERVTVSVADGSSVVPRRRDPDGVGGRGIALIEALSTGWTVQNHEGGKRVRVVLSPCPGVRTGESGSARGSAS from the coding sequence ATGAGCGCGTTGACCGCATATCTGGACGTACCACTCTCGCGGGAGGCTCCCGCAACGGCCCGCCGGGCTGTCACCGCCGTGCTGGCGGGCTGGGGATTCCGCGACGAGGACTGGCTCGACTCGGCGGCCGTGGTGGTCAGCGAGCTCGTCACCAACGCGGTCCGGCACGGCGGTGGCTGCGTCGCCCTGCACGTGGAGGCCCACGACGAGCGGGTCACGGTCTCGGTGGCGGACGGCTCCTCGGTGGTGCCGCGCCGGCGCGACCCGGACGGCGTGGGCGGCCGGGGAATCGCCCTGATCGAGGCGCTGTCGACCGGGTGGACCGTGCAGAACCACGAGGGTGGCAAGCGGGTCCGGGTCGTGCTGAGCCCATGCCCCGGCGTGCGTACCGGTGAGTCGGGAAGCGCTCGAGGGAGTGCGTCATGA
- a CDS encoding ATP-binding protein has protein sequence MAAVLVVEDNPEHQAVIAEVVRRLGHDVTVAGDGLAGLAAAHAHRPDLVVADVDMPHLDGIRMCRALREDPATATVPVVLVTAYLPPGDALLTGAEPAAIVPKPFRVRELTEVLRTCLAAPQPEPAPPADAHHTAFLEAMLHSLDTGVVACDLDGRPLVANQAVRDFFGPDAMTVPVRDWIGHFGLRRHDGSPLQVGELPLHRALSGEEVRHAGLLADDRQHRPRWFSINARPVRDAAGVVLGAVAAVHDVTADQHQHQYQRCKSRVLKALVQAPDTASAARAVLGAIADELHWPYLRLWLVDEVTERLRPAATHTGPGGAPPALPAAIERGSGLAGTCWARGELVWVPDVHSPGSPLLPEVAASSAYRAAGAVPVRSADKVVGVLTFFTHAPQEPEPALAVLLTGISGHIGAYLERRRAEELANQLAASIGEYVALVGHELRTPLTSIGTYTDLIAESGDDTTIGEVRDLLAVIERNNARLRTLVEQLLDLAALESGHAQLNVTAVDLAAVVATVATTAAADAEPHPEIRTELPARLTVPGDPVRLRQVAENLIGNAVKYSPAGSTVTVNLTTAEDAALLTVTDTGMGIPPEERDRLFARLYRATNARHSGIPGAGLGLSLTRAIVDLHRGTITLRDGEQGGTVATVRLPMNPQSYA, from the coding sequence ATGGCAGCGGTGCTCGTCGTCGAGGACAACCCGGAACACCAGGCCGTCATCGCCGAGGTGGTCCGCCGGCTGGGCCACGACGTCACCGTCGCCGGCGACGGGCTGGCCGGGCTCGCCGCCGCCCACGCGCACCGGCCCGACCTGGTGGTCGCCGACGTCGACATGCCGCATCTGGACGGCATCCGGATGTGCCGGGCGCTGCGCGAGGACCCGGCCACCGCCACGGTGCCGGTGGTGCTGGTCACCGCGTACCTGCCGCCCGGCGACGCGCTGCTCACCGGTGCCGAGCCGGCCGCGATCGTCCCGAAACCGTTCCGGGTCCGCGAGCTGACCGAGGTCCTGCGCACCTGTCTGGCCGCGCCTCAGCCGGAACCGGCGCCGCCGGCCGACGCGCATCACACCGCCTTCCTCGAGGCGATGCTGCACAGCCTGGACACCGGCGTGGTGGCCTGCGACCTCGACGGCCGGCCGCTGGTGGCCAACCAGGCGGTCCGCGACTTCTTCGGCCCGGACGCGATGACCGTGCCGGTCCGCGACTGGATCGGCCACTTCGGGCTGCGCCGCCACGACGGCAGCCCGCTGCAGGTCGGCGAGTTGCCGCTGCACCGGGCGCTGAGCGGCGAGGAGGTACGCCACGCCGGCCTGCTCGCCGACGACCGGCAGCACCGCCCGCGCTGGTTCTCGATCAACGCCCGCCCGGTCCGGGACGCCGCCGGGGTCGTGCTGGGCGCGGTGGCCGCGGTCCACGACGTCACCGCCGACCAGCACCAGCACCAGTACCAGCGCTGCAAGAGCCGGGTCCTGAAAGCCCTGGTCCAGGCCCCGGACACGGCGAGTGCCGCGCGCGCGGTGCTCGGTGCGATCGCCGACGAGCTGCACTGGCCGTACCTGCGGCTGTGGCTGGTCGACGAGGTCACCGAACGGCTGCGGCCGGCCGCCACCCACACCGGTCCCGGCGGCGCACCACCCGCCCTGCCGGCGGCCATCGAGCGGGGCAGCGGGCTGGCCGGCACCTGCTGGGCCCGCGGCGAGCTGGTCTGGGTGCCGGACGTCCACAGCCCCGGCTCGCCGCTGCTGCCCGAGGTGGCGGCGTCCAGCGCCTACCGGGCGGCCGGCGCGGTGCCGGTGCGCAGCGCGGACAAGGTGGTCGGCGTGCTCACCTTCTTCACCCACGCGCCGCAGGAGCCGGAACCGGCGCTCGCGGTCCTGCTCACCGGCATCTCCGGGCACATCGGCGCCTACCTGGAACGCCGCCGGGCCGAGGAGCTGGCCAACCAGCTGGCGGCCAGCATCGGCGAATACGTCGCCCTGGTCGGGCACGAGCTGCGTACGCCGCTGACCTCGATCGGCACCTACACCGACCTGATCGCCGAGTCCGGCGACGACACCACCATCGGCGAGGTGCGTGACCTGCTCGCGGTGATCGAGCGCAACAACGCCCGGCTGCGCACCCTGGTCGAGCAGCTGCTCGACCTCGCCGCCCTGGAATCCGGGCACGCCCAGCTCAACGTCACCGCCGTGGACCTGGCCGCGGTGGTGGCGACCGTCGCGACCACCGCCGCCGCCGACGCCGAGCCGCACCCGGAGATCCGCACCGAGCTGCCCGCCCGGCTGACCGTGCCGGGCGATCCGGTCCGGCTCCGGCAGGTCGCGGAGAACCTGATCGGCAACGCGGTCAAGTACAGCCCGGCCGGTTCCACGGTCACCGTCAACCTCACCACGGCCGAGGACGCGGCGTTACTCACGGTCACCGACACCGGGATGGGCATCCCTCCTGAGGAGCGCGACCGGCTCTTCGCCCGCCTCTACCGGGCGACGAACGCGCGGCACAGCGGCATTCCGGGGGCCGGCCTGGGCCTTTCGCTCACCCGCGCCATCGTCGATCTCCATCGGGGAACCATCACGCTGCGCGACGGCGAGCAGGGCGGTACGGTCGCGACCGTACGACTCCCGATGAACCCGCAGTCGTACGCGTGA
- a CDS encoding methyl-accepting chemotaxis protein, protein MAVLRRLRLAGRLGVAFTVVLVLLGVAVGIGAVALNHQSESAGRLRTLQHLMHQVDEQKFLNADVSGWQLAYAWDVYRLDPKTAVDPENPNRAGFLASLDSLAELLSETDVAAMTAAERDVFDGLSARWDDYRKADEQIVALYTAEQVKEGDALLLGDSYDLYFKIVEGTNQLIASVTQRADAAAQEAQDEAASTRNAMIVVFLLAAVAALLFTIAVTRSVAQPAGRLVTALEGMAHGDLTVRVDTSGTDEMAVMGRAVDEAIAGVRATVVEILDNGGRLAEASETMRQVSRQIGSSIAEADQQAGLAATGAAGVSGNVHTVAAGSDEMGSAISEISRNAADAAQVASEAVGAARSTSETINRLGESSAQIGDVIDVITTIAAQTNLLALNATIEAARAGESGKGFAVVASEVKDLAQETARATEKISQQISAIQADTGQAVTAIDEISRIIEQISDYQTTIASAVEEQSATTGEMNRGVSEAANGVSEIANNIASVAHSTAASREGVGQAARTADDVQELADRLRAAAQRFTV, encoded by the coding sequence ATGGCGGTTCTGCGGCGGCTTCGTCTGGCCGGGCGGCTCGGTGTCGCTTTCACGGTCGTCCTGGTCCTGCTGGGTGTCGCCGTCGGGATCGGCGCGGTGGCCCTCAACCACCAGTCCGAGTCGGCCGGGCGGTTGCGGACGCTGCAGCACCTGATGCACCAGGTCGACGAGCAGAAGTTCCTGAACGCCGACGTCTCGGGCTGGCAGCTGGCGTACGCCTGGGACGTCTACCGGCTCGACCCGAAGACGGCGGTGGACCCGGAGAACCCCAACCGGGCCGGCTTCCTCGCCTCGCTCGACTCGCTGGCCGAGCTGCTGTCGGAGACCGACGTGGCCGCCATGACAGCTGCCGAGCGGGACGTCTTCGACGGTCTGAGCGCGCGCTGGGACGACTACCGCAAGGCCGACGAGCAGATCGTCGCGCTCTACACCGCCGAGCAGGTCAAGGAGGGCGACGCCCTGCTGCTCGGGGACAGCTACGACCTCTACTTCAAGATCGTCGAGGGCACGAACCAGCTGATCGCCTCGGTCACCCAGCGGGCCGACGCCGCCGCCCAGGAGGCGCAGGACGAGGCGGCGTCCACCCGCAACGCGATGATCGTGGTGTTCCTGCTCGCGGCGGTGGCCGCCCTGCTCTTCACGATCGCGGTGACGCGCAGCGTGGCACAGCCCGCCGGCCGGCTCGTCACGGCGCTCGAGGGGATGGCGCACGGCGATCTGACGGTCCGGGTGGACACCAGCGGCACCGACGAGATGGCGGTGATGGGCCGGGCCGTCGACGAGGCGATCGCCGGCGTCCGTGCCACGGTCGTCGAGATCCTGGACAACGGCGGCCGGCTGGCCGAGGCCTCCGAGACCATGCGCCAGGTGAGCCGGCAGATCGGCAGCTCGATCGCCGAGGCCGACCAGCAGGCCGGGCTCGCCGCCACCGGCGCGGCCGGCGTCTCCGGCAACGTGCACACGGTCGCGGCCGGCTCCGACGAGATGGGCTCGGCGATCAGCGAGATCTCCCGCAACGCCGCCGACGCCGCCCAGGTGGCCTCGGAGGCGGTCGGCGCGGCCCGCTCCACCAGCGAGACCATCAACCGGCTCGGCGAGTCGTCGGCGCAGATCGGCGACGTGATCGACGTGATCACCACGATCGCGGCGCAGACCAACCTGCTGGCGCTGAACGCGACCATCGAGGCGGCCCGGGCCGGCGAGTCGGGCAAGGGCTTCGCGGTGGTGGCCAGCGAGGTGAAGGACCTGGCCCAGGAGACCGCCCGGGCCACCGAGAAGATCTCCCAGCAGATCTCCGCGATCCAGGCGGACACCGGCCAGGCGGTCACCGCGATCGACGAGATCAGCCGGATCATCGAGCAGATCAGCGACTACCAGACCACGATCGCTTCCGCGGTGGAGGAGCAGAGCGCGACCACCGGCGAGATGAACCGCGGGGTGAGCGAGGCCGCCAACGGCGTCAGCGAGATCGCGAACAACATCGCCAGCGTGGCGCACAGCACCGCCGCGAGCCGGGAGGGCGTCGGTCAGGCCGCCCGGACCGCGGACGACGTGCAGGAGCTCGCGGACCGGCTGCGGGCCGCCGCCCAGCGGTTCACGGTCTGA
- a CDS encoding response regulator transcription factor, with translation MIRVFLLDDHEVVRRGLIDLLQAGGDIEVVGESGSAQEAARRIPALRPDVAVLDARLPDGNGIDVCRDVRAVDSTIKGLILTSYEDDEALFAAIMAGASGYVLKQIRGTDLVDAVRRVAAGQSLLDPAVTQRVLERIRNGVEQPRELASLTDQERRILEFVAEGLTNREIAGRMFLAEKTVKNYVSSLLAKLGLERRTQAAVLATKLLGDHPSHH, from the coding sequence ATGATCCGAGTCTTTCTCCTCGACGACCACGAGGTGGTCCGCCGCGGCCTGATCGATCTGCTGCAGGCGGGCGGTGACATCGAGGTCGTTGGCGAGTCCGGTTCCGCTCAGGAGGCGGCCCGGCGCATCCCGGCCCTGCGCCCGGACGTGGCGGTGCTCGACGCCCGCCTGCCGGACGGCAACGGCATCGACGTCTGCCGGGACGTGCGGGCGGTCGACTCGACGATCAAGGGCCTGATCCTCACTTCGTACGAGGACGACGAGGCGCTGTTCGCCGCGATCATGGCCGGCGCGTCGGGGTACGTGCTGAAGCAGATCCGCGGCACCGACCTGGTCGACGCGGTGCGCCGGGTCGCGGCCGGGCAGTCGCTGCTCGACCCCGCGGTCACTCAGCGGGTGCTGGAGCGCATCCGCAACGGGGTGGAGCAGCCGCGCGAGCTGGCCTCGCTGACCGATCAGGAGCGGCGGATCCTGGAGTTCGTCGCGGAGGGCCTGACCAACCGGGAGATCGCCGGGCGGATGTTCCTGGCCGAGAAGACGGTGAAGAACTACGTGTCCAGCCTGCTCGCGAAGCTCGGGCTGGAACGGCGTACCCAGGCCGCGGTGCTGGCCACCAAGCTGCTCGGGGATCACCCGTCGCATCATTGA
- a CDS encoding STAS domain-containing protein gives MKIVRLDDGGVVRLQIRGELDIAQADRITEQVTRVLTGPAPEQLVLDLAGLTFCDSTGIDALIGAREAARRRGVDFRVVRPRGIVRRVMQAIGAYESLTGGPAALRP, from the coding sequence ATGAAGATCGTCCGCCTCGACGACGGCGGTGTGGTCCGCCTCCAGATCCGCGGCGAGCTCGACATCGCCCAGGCCGACCGGATCACCGAGCAGGTCACCCGGGTGCTGACCGGCCCGGCCCCCGAACAGCTGGTGCTCGACCTGGCCGGGCTGACCTTCTGCGACTCGACCGGGATCGACGCGCTGATCGGCGCCCGCGAGGCGGCCCGCCGGCGTGGCGTGGACTTCCGGGTGGTCCGGCCGCGCGGCATCGTCCGCCGGGTCATGCAGGCCATCGGGGCGTACGAGTCGCTGACCGGCGGCCCGGCCGCGCTCAGACCGTGA